From the genome of Methanothrix soehngenii GP6:
CTGAGGACAGCCCGACAAATGCCAATGTGTCACCCAGCTGTCTGGATTGCTGCAATAAGGTCAATATCGATCAGATCGGCGCTGGCAACAGGGATGCTATAGCATTGGGGCTGTCTGAGGCAACCAATAACGTCAAGATCGTTGCCAATCAGCAGTGATAGTAAAATCCAGTAGCTTGATCCCGTAAAGGCATTATTGGGCCCGCCCACTTCCTTTTTGGGGGCTGAAAGCAACTTTTTTTGCATAGCTCTTAAGAAAGCAAAAATTTTCAGCCAAACCACAGAGACGCAGAGGGGCTATAATCTCTGCCGGATCCCACTTCCATAATTGGGCGAAGAACCATATTCTAGCCTATCGCCATAATGATCTGTGAATGAGTTAGGAAATGGCTGGCATGAGTCACCTTAATCTGGCTTGGCATCAGCAGAAGAAACGCCATCAATATCCATAAGGATCTTCTCATAGCGCTCCACGATCCTCTCCACTATGTCCATATCGTAGGGCTGGTGGACAGGCACCTGAATTTCGGCCTCCATCTGGGCAGAGCTGGGCGCTGCTCTCAGCCCCCCCTCCTGAACATCCAAACGGAGATCGCGGGCGATATCCTCGATCATGGGAGTCAGAGGCTTGATCGGCCTTGCCTTCTGCGCCCTTTTGCGAAACCTCTTCAGGAGCCGATCAACCTCTGCCGCCAGTGGCTCCACATCGCCCGATTCTGCTGCCCGGACTATCTGCTCTGCGCTCTCTTTAAGCTGGGAGAGGGTTCGAACACCTGCCTCTATGAGATCTCCGCAGTAGTGTTCTCTCACCCTCTCCAGGTAGCCGGGAGCAATTATCAGAAGGTCGATCTCCTCGAGCCGGGATAGGTCCTCTTCTCCTGGGTTGTATGGATTGACCACCAGATAGTCCAGGCCCAGGCGCAGGGCGAGGGTCCTGTACATGGGACTGACCCCTACCAGCTTTTTGTTCTGCAGAAGAGCCTTTCTCACCGCCTCGGGATTGGAGGAGGTGATGCCGAAGTAGTCGGCAAATCCGGGAGTGGTGGTGAGAAGCTTGGTCCGGCTGTGCTTGACCGCATTGATCAGGCCTCTTTTCTCCAGTTCCTTCACGTGCTCATAGCTCTTGTTCCCCCTGATCTGCACCAGCTCGCTCTGCTTGATGGGCTGCTTATAGGCGATGATGGCCAGGGTCCTGATCAGGGGCGCCTCGATCTCCTTTGGAGCAAAGGATAGGACCCGTCCCGCCAGCATGGAGCGGACCTGCATGGAATAGCCATCTCCTATGCTCTTGATCTCTATTCCCGAGCTGCGACTGGCATACTCCTGGGCTAGGTCGCGGGCAGCCTCCTCGGCCATCTGGAGGGAGAGGCCGGAGATATCCGCCAATTCTCGGGGACTGAGCGTCCTGCCTGCAGCAAAAAGAGCGGCTTCGATAACTGCTTTAGCGCTGGAATCCGTCATCAGATCGACCTGAAAGATGATCTCTTCCCGAGGGATTTAAGTTTTGGCCAGAGACGTTCTGCTTAGACTGGGGAAAAGCGAAAAGGGATCCCTGAAAATGCTGGATCTGTAATATCTGCAGTAGAATTAATTTTTTATATTAAGCATAGCTGATTCTGACCGCAAGAGATATCTTGCTATCCGCGGTCACTAAATCACGTAATTCAGCCAGTAATATGATCTTTGAGGTCAATTCTGGTTTGAAATTGTGAGGGGATGATGATCATGGACCATATTGATATTAAGCCAAACATGATCCTCCGAGGATCACTATTCTCAGAACCTGTGCAGGTTATCACAGTGATTCCCATGGGGGATGCCATAAAACTGATTGGAAAGGGGCTAAACACTGGCAAACTCCATGATCCTATTTTATTCAGTGAGCAACTGGCGGCTCTAGAGACGACTCCAGAAAATGAGCCCTTTGATGGCGATGCAGGAAACTTCCGCCTCGGCGTTGAAGCCATGCGCCTGGCCCTAGCCCATGAGTATGATCCTTATTTCACTCTCTCCATTGCCAGAGTGGATCCCCTACCTCATCAGCTGGAGGCAGTCTATGACTATTTCCTGAAGCTTCCACGCATTCGCTTCCTACTGGCAGACGACCCAGGAGCTGGCAAGACCATCATGGCCGGTCTGCTGATAAAGGAATTGAAAATTCGCGGCCTAATAAAGCGCATACTAATCGTTTCCCCTGCCAACCTTACCTTTCAGTGGCAGCGTGAGATGCAGGACAAATTCAAAGAACATTTCGAGGTATTGAGAAGCGATATTCTACGGGCCAACTATGGCTCGAATCCCTGGCAAGAGAAAAACCAGATTGTCACCTCTATGCCCTGGGTTTCCATAATTGAGGACGCCAAAGAGAGCCTTCTGCGCAGTCACTGGGATCTTGTAATTGTGGACGAGGCTCATAAGATGAGTGCCTACAGCCAGGACCACAAGACCATGGCTTATCAACTAGGCGAGGCGCTTTCCGATAGAACCGATCATTTCCTGCTCATGACCGCGACCCCTCATAAGGGCGATCCGGCAAATTTCAGCCTCTTCTTGCGGCTGCTGGATAAAGATGTCTATGCCGATATAAAGAGCCTGGAAGAGGCGATGAGGAGGCATGAGGCACCGTTCTATCTTCGCAGGGTAAAAGAGGCTATGGTAACATTCCCCGATCCTGACACCGGCAAGGTCAAGAGCCTTTTCACGAGAAGGCTGGTCAGGACAATTGAGTTCGAAATCGACAGTGACGAATGGGATTTGTACAATTCGCTGGCCGAGTATGTTCAGGAGCAGTCAATTAAGGCTGCAGAGGATGACTCCGCCCGAGGCCGAGCTCTCGGCTTTACCATGGCCATGCTGCAAAGGAGGTTCGCCTCCAGCATCTATGCCCTGAGGCGCAGTCTGGAGAGGATCAGGGACAAGAGAGAGAAGGTGCTAAAAGATCCTGAGGGCTACCGTCAGATGCAGATCTTCAAGAAGGTGCCTGAGGATTATGATGAGCTGCCAGAGGAAGAGCAGCAAAAAATATTCGATGACCTGGAGAGCGTTGTCGCCTCTATAGATCCTGATGCTCTAAAAGAGGAAATATTCCAGCTGGACAAGCTGATCGATCAGGCCCGGCTTTTAGAGCAGAGAGAGGTAGAGTCCAAGCTTCAAAGGCTTAAGGAAGTTCTGAAAGAGCAGGGCGTCTTTGCAGATCCTAAGATGAAGCTTCTGCTGTTCACAGAGCATAAAGACACTCTTGAATACCTGGCAGGGGATGGAAAGGATGGGCGGCCGCTAGGAAAGCTGAGAGAATGGGGGCTGTCCGTCACCCAGATTCACGGCGGCATGAAGATCGGGGACAGGGATACTGC
Proteins encoded in this window:
- the scpB gene encoding SMC-Scp complex subunit ScpB produces the protein MTDSSAKAVIEAALFAAGRTLSPRELADISGLSLQMAEEAARDLAQEYASRSSGIEIKSIGDGYSMQVRSMLAGRVLSFAPKEIEAPLIRTLAIIAYKQPIKQSELVQIRGNKSYEHVKELEKRGLINAVKHSRTKLLTTTPGFADYFGITSSNPEAVRKALLQNKKLVGVSPMYRTLALRLGLDYLVVNPYNPGEEDLSRLEEIDLLIIAPGYLERVREHYCGDLIEAGVRTLSQLKESAEQIVRAAESGDVEPLAAEVDRLLKRFRKRAQKARPIKPLTPMIEDIARDLRLDVQEGGLRAAPSSAQMEAEIQVPVHQPYDMDIVERIVERYEKILMDIDGVSSADAKPD